The Nicotiana sylvestris chromosome 6, ASM39365v2, whole genome shotgun sequence genomic sequence CTCTCATATGAACAAATCTATGCTTCTTTTTTGTGTAATCTAAATATGGGGATCAATCAACTTTTGTTTCTGTTTGATTTCAGTTTTGGAAATGTTTAGTGAGATATTCTTATGTTCCTTGTTAATGTATTTGCAGGAGGGAAGATCATGTAATTTGATTGATTTCAAAAGATTCTGCGCTGAAAATCGGAAAAGCATAGGATAATTGAGGATTTTGGGTATTATCTGGTTAATCTTGTTCGGATTTTGTGGAAGTTGCAAGTAGCTTCACTTTTCTGAGGGATTGTTCTTCCTGTCAAGATGATGATGTTTGAGGAAATGGGGTTCTGTGGCGATCTTGATTTCTTTCCTGCTCCGCTAAAGGAAGTGGAAGTGGCTGCTCCACACACTGAGCCAAAGCCGGAGCTGGTGGTGGATGATGATTATAGTGATGAGGAGATTGATATGGATGAGCTGGAGAGGAGAATGTGGAGGGACAAGATGAAGCTGAAAAGGCTGAAGGAAATGACTAAGAGTAAGGAAGGTGTCGATCCTGCAAAACATCGTCAGTCGCAGGAGCAGGCGAGGAGGAAGAAGATGTCGAGGGCACAGGACGGGATCTTGAAGTACATGTTGAAAATGATGGAAGTATGTAAAGCTCAGGGCTTTGTTTATGGGATCATTCCAGAAAAAGGCAAGCCGGTTGGTGGGGCATCTGATAATCTTAGGGAGTGGTGGAAGGATAAAGTGAGGTTCGATCGAAATGGCCCTGCAGCCATAGCCAAATACCAAGCTGATCATGCCATCCCAGGGATGAACGAGGGATCTAATCCAGTGGGTCCTACCCCTCACACCTTGCAGGAGCTGCAAGATACCACCCTCGGTTCGTTATTGTCAGCTCTGATGCAGCACTGCGATCCTCCTCAGAGAAGATTTCCGTTGGAGAAAGGTGTTTCACCCCCGTGGTGGCCCACTGGTCAGGAGGATTGGTGGCCTCAGTTGGGTTTGCAGAAGGAACAAGGTCCTCCGCCCTATAAGAAGCCTCATGATCTTAAGAAGGCGTGGAAAGTTGGTGTCCTCACAGCAGTAATCAAGCACATGTTCCCCGATATTGCTAAAATTCGCAAGCTGGTACGGCAGTCAAAGTGCTTGCAGGATAAGATGACAGCCAAAGAAAGTGCAACTTGGCTTGCCATCATCAGTCAGGAGGAAGCTTTGGCTCGAGAACTCTATCCTGATCGCTGTCCAGCCTTGTCCTCAGCTGGTGCTAGTGGAACATTCATTTTGGATGACAGCAGTGAATATGACGTTGAAGGTGCTCAAGATGAGCCTAACTTTGATGTTCATGAGCAAAAACCAAACCATCTCAGCTTGTTGAATATTGGTGTCGAGAGATTCAAGGAGACGCTGCCTCTGCAGCAACAATCTCATCCAAACAAGGATGAATTCATCACCAACTTAGATTTCACTCGGAAGAGGAAGCAAGCCAATGAACTGACTGTAATGATGGATCAAAAGATCTATACGTGCGAGTTTCAACAATGTCCTCACAGTGAACTTCGAAATGGTTTTCAGGGCAAATCTGCCAGAGACAATCATCAGTTTGCTTGCCCTTTCAGAAATTCTTCCCAGTTTGGAGTTTCAAACTTTAACTTTAACGAAGTCAAGCCAGTTGTCTTCCCTCAACAATATGTGCAACCAAAGTCGGCATCTCTGCCTGTTAATCAAGGACCACCTACCTTTGATCTATCTGGTGTCGGAGTTCCTGAGGATGGACAAAGGATGATTACTGAGCTTATGTCATTCTATGATAGCAATATACAGGGAAACAAAAGCCAAAATACGGGGAATGTTGCACTGACCAAGGAGCAGCCTCATCAACAACCTCGTGTCAACCAGGATAATTACCTACACAGCCAAGGAATAATGGAGGGAAATATCTTCAAAGATGCTAATATTTCTACAAGTCATTCTATGCTGCCACAGGCTTCACCTTTCAATGCAGGCCCTAATGAcaattttcatttcatgttcggGTCTCCTTTCAACTTGCAGTCCGCCAACTACACTGGCAATTTACCTGGCATTGGATACGATACCACACCAAAGCAAAATCTTCCAACTTGGTACTAACCAGGAGATTGTTGACATGTATATCAAGTAGTGCAGCTTTGGCGTCATAGACATAGCTTTTTCCCAAGAGGGAAGATCCCATGTAATTTGTCTGCTTGTTGGGGTGCATTTTTAATCGCCTATAGCTCTCTTAGTAACGGTGTTTCAAGTTTTACCATGTTTTGTAGAGGTTGAAGAACTAGGCATGGTTTAACAAACACCCTCAAATATTTGCCATGCTTCTTGTAGTACATGTAGATATCTTATAAATAAGTTACTGTTTCATCATGGCCAGTTTTATCAGTATAAACTGTTGAATTCATAGCCGTGCAAATGCCTCTTGCAAAAATACAGGGTAAGACTGCAAAAATACAGGGTAAGACTGCGCAcaatagactcttgtggtccggcccttttcTGGACCCGCACACATTCTGCCCTGTAAACTGTTGAATTTATAAGCTGGTGAAAGTCTTACTTGTTTAGGACTGTTCTCAAGATTGTTTGAGAGGTCTGCCCTTTTAAGTCTCGTTGCATGGTTGTTAATGTTGACAAAGATATGTAAAGAGGTGTTTTCTTCTATGAGCATTAGCTTTTTAGTGAAAGACGCACCCCATGTTTTTTTGGCATTATCCTCTTTTTGAAGGCTGTTACAAGGAAAAGTGCTGGTTTAACAGTTTGATTTGCTATGCAATATCAAcacatttttttgttgttggaGTATTCGAAGAATGGCCGGAAATCGTCTTCCTAAAAAGGAGAGTCTTTGTTTGAAAAAATATAGCTTTCAATTATAATGGTTTGCTTTTGTCAATCTCTCATGTCTTATTGATAACCGATGTATttatgaaaaattacaaaaatttcaATAATTATTAAATTCTAAATTTCTAATCTCAAAAGTAAAATGAGTTTATCAGTAAAAACATAAAAAGTTGAATTCATCAAATATCTAAGTATAAATTCGCCTTTATTGAGTAGAATTTTGAGTACATACCTTCACCTCCACCCGCCAAACAAAAGATAATACGTAAATGATATTCcatccgttccagtttatgtgaacctattttctttttgatccgttctaaaaagaatgacccttttctaaatttggaaacaatttagcttaaacttacaattctacccttaatgaaaagcttttataaccacacaaatactctgaa encodes the following:
- the LOC104244994 gene encoding ETHYLENE INSENSITIVE 3-like 1 protein → MMMFEEMGFCGDLDFFPAPLKEVEVAAPHTEPKPELVVDDDYSDEEIDMDELERRMWRDKMKLKRLKEMTKSKEGVDPAKHRQSQEQARRKKMSRAQDGILKYMLKMMEVCKAQGFVYGIIPEKGKPVGGASDNLREWWKDKVRFDRNGPAAIAKYQADHAIPGMNEGSNPVGPTPHTLQELQDTTLGSLLSALMQHCDPPQRRFPLEKGVSPPWWPTGQEDWWPQLGLQKEQGPPPYKKPHDLKKAWKVGVLTAVIKHMFPDIAKIRKLVRQSKCLQDKMTAKESATWLAIISQEEALARELYPDRCPALSSAGASGTFILDDSSEYDVEGAQDEPNFDVHEQKPNHLSLLNIGVERFKETLPLQQQSHPNKDEFITNLDFTRKRKQANELTVMMDQKIYTCEFQQCPHSELRNGFQGKSARDNHQFACPFRNSSQFGVSNFNFNEVKPVVFPQQYVQPKSASLPVNQGPPTFDLSGVGVPEDGQRMITELMSFYDSNIQGNKSQNTGNVALTKEQPHQQPRVNQDNYLHSQGIMEGNIFKDANISTSHSMLPQASPFNAGPNDNFHFMFGSPFNLQSANYTGNLPGIGYDTTPKQNLPTWY